The following proteins come from a genomic window of Shewanella halifaxensis HAW-EB4:
- the trpR gene encoding trp operon repressor — MRAEWGSVLEKVLSHQAHDDLIVLFELLLTEEERSAVAGRLKVFQTLLQGEMSQRQIAQEYQISIATITRCSNYLKHMSLQQRDNIQRLIL; from the coding sequence ATGCGAGCAGAATGGGGTTCCGTTTTAGAGAAAGTCTTATCGCATCAAGCGCATGACGATTTGATCGTATTGTTTGAGTTGTTACTCACAGAGGAGGAGCGTAGTGCCGTGGCGGGGCGATTAAAGGTTTTTCAAACACTATTACAAGGCGAAATGAGTCAGCGCCAAATCGCTCAAGAATACCAAATAAGTATCGCCACCATTACTCGCTGCTCTAATTATCTTAAGCATATGAGTTTGCAGCAAAGAGACAATATTCAGCGGTTAATTTTATAG
- a CDS encoding cytochrome b/b6 domain-containing protein codes for MEQNLVKVKVWDIPTRLFHWGMLCLLGGLWWTADAGEMEWHQLLAYMLMVFIVVRIIWGLVGSDTARFSHFVRSPKTVINYLGRARREGISSSIGHNPVGGYMVVALITLVSVQLTTGLFATDEIFTEGPLYSAVSSDTAGWLTWLHKKNFDLILLLAVVHVFAVGVHMIKGDKILGAMFSGYKKLPESKLGGTNPNQLQFASVFKALVLTVIIGAMVLNYLMLPVIDML; via the coding sequence ATGGAACAAAATCTGGTCAAAGTTAAAGTGTGGGATATTCCGACTCGTCTTTTCCATTGGGGCATGCTGTGCTTACTCGGAGGATTGTGGTGGACTGCAGATGCCGGTGAGATGGAATGGCACCAACTCTTGGCTTATATGCTGATGGTGTTTATTGTCGTCAGGATCATCTGGGGTCTAGTCGGTAGCGATACGGCACGCTTTAGTCACTTTGTACGCTCACCAAAAACCGTTATTAACTACCTTGGTAGGGCCCGGCGCGAAGGGATTTCATCATCAATAGGCCATAATCCTGTTGGCGGATATATGGTGGTAGCCCTTATCACATTGGTCAGTGTTCAGCTTACTACAGGGTTATTCGCCACCGATGAGATCTTCACAGAAGGCCCACTCTATTCAGCGGTTAGCTCTGATACCGCAGGCTGGCTAACTTGGCTACATAAGAAGAACTTTGATCTTATTTTACTCTTAGCTGTTGTGCATGTATTTGCTGTCGGTGTGCATATGATTAAAGGCGATAAGATCCTAGGTGCTATGTTTAGTGGCTATAAGAAGTTACCTGAATCTAAGTTGGGTGGGACTAACCCTAATCAGCTTCAATTTGCTTCTGTATTTAAGGCGCTTGTTTTAACCGTGATAATCGGGGCGATGGTGCTAAATTACTTGATGCTACCAGTTATCGACATGCTGTAG
- a CDS encoding c-type cytochrome: protein MSLIALTATATLATSVYANNFKEADDAIDYRQSAFSMIAHNFGDMGAMLKGKKEFNAEIFAMRAENVAALSKLPVEGFVAGSDKGDTEALAKIWSDKADFDAKMKTFQENAAILALAAKSGDKKEMKKAFGNTGKSCKSCHDAYKKD, encoded by the coding sequence ATGAGCCTTATCGCGCTAACAGCAACTGCGACCCTAGCCACTAGTGTATATGCAAATAACTTTAAAGAAGCCGATGACGCAATCGATTACCGCCAATCTGCATTTAGCATGATTGCTCATAACTTTGGTGATATGGGGGCAATGCTTAAAGGAAAAAAAGAATTCAACGCTGAAATTTTTGCTATGCGAGCAGAAAATGTAGCCGCCTTATCAAAGCTTCCAGTTGAAGGCTTTGTTGCAGGTTCTGATAAAGGTGACACCGAAGCGCTAGCTAAAATTTGGAGTGATAAAGCTGACTTCGATGCCAAAATGAAGACCTTTCAAGAGAATGCTGCGATACTCGCTTTGGCAGCAAAAAGTGGTGATAAGAAAGAGATGAAGAAAGCCTTTGGTAACACAGGCAAGAGTTGTAAAAGCTGCCACGATGCTTATAAAAAAGACTAA
- a CDS encoding 3-deoxy-7-phosphoheptulonate synthase, whose translation MQQDTINNVHISSEQILVTPEELKRDLPLSKHAYQYVLNARKTVSDIVHKRDHRVLVISGPCSIHDIGAAKEYALKLKQLHDELGDQFYVLMRVYFEKPRTTVGWKGMINDPDMDESFDVDKGLRQARELMIWLAELGIPVATEALDPISPQYMSELVTWSAIGARTTESQTHREMASGLSMPVGFKNGTDGKLGVAINALESAASGHRFMGINQRGQVALLQTAGNPDGHVILRGGKTPNYNAMSVAECEQQLHAANLNARLIVDCSHGNSSKDHNKQKPVCEDVFNQIAVGNQSIIGVMLESHLNAGKQSSDLPMEELAYGVSVTDACIDWATTESLLRTGASDLASVLPTRFDMLKVANG comes from the coding sequence ATGCAACAAGATACAATTAACAACGTTCATATCAGTTCAGAGCAAATTCTGGTCACTCCAGAGGAGCTAAAGCGCGATCTGCCTTTGTCTAAGCATGCATACCAATATGTTCTTAATGCGCGTAAAACCGTTTCAGATATTGTACATAAACGAGATCACCGCGTACTGGTGATCTCTGGTCCTTGCTCTATTCACGATATTGGCGCCGCTAAAGAGTATGCACTTAAACTCAAGCAGCTGCATGATGAGTTAGGCGATCAATTCTACGTGTTGATGCGAGTCTACTTTGAGAAACCACGCACCACAGTAGGCTGGAAAGGCATGATCAACGACCCCGATATGGATGAGTCATTCGATGTTGATAAGGGTTTAAGACAAGCAAGAGAGCTCATGATCTGGCTAGCGGAGCTTGGGATACCCGTTGCGACAGAGGCACTCGACCCTATTAGCCCACAGTATATGTCTGAGTTAGTCACTTGGTCAGCCATTGGCGCCCGTACGACAGAGTCTCAGACTCACCGTGAAATGGCGTCGGGGCTTTCTATGCCCGTTGGTTTTAAAAATGGCACCGACGGTAAACTTGGTGTTGCAATAAATGCGTTAGAGTCAGCCGCAAGCGGGCACCGCTTTATGGGGATTAATCAACGCGGTCAGGTTGCCCTGCTGCAAACTGCGGGCAACCCCGATGGACATGTGATTTTACGTGGTGGTAAAACGCCTAACTATAACGCTATGAGCGTTGCGGAGTGCGAACAGCAGCTGCACGCGGCAAACCTCAATGCTCGATTGATTGTGGATTGCAGTCACGGTAACTCGTCAAAAGATCATAATAAACAAAAGCCTGTGTGCGAGGATGTATTTAACCAAATAGCAGTAGGCAATCAATCAATTATTGGTGTTATGCTAGAAAGCCACCTTAATGCGGGTAAGCAAAGTAGTGACTTGCCTATGGAGGAGTTAGCGTACGGTGTATCGGTAACAGATGCCTGTATTGATTGGGCAACAACGGAATCATTATTACGTACCGGTGCCAGCGACTTAGCGTCGGTACTACCAACAAGGTTTGATATGCTGAAAGTAGCAAACGGCTGA
- a CDS encoding cation:proton antiporter, producing MTSYEILCLLSALSLVISLISSRLHRWQQTVTITALALCLSLVILVAGKIFGIKIYSTLVTDLEQLDFNALLLNGMLGFLLFAGTLQIKLNILKKQKWEIFILAFVGTLISTFIVGGLLYLVASVIGLPLNFSHCLLFGALISPTDPIAVLAIIKQLGAPEDIATQVEGESLFNDGIGLVIFITVSQVAFSTEPLTFIDVSKLFIREALGGLLYGAVLAAILHGMLRFSEERTQYLLMTLLVPSAGYIGADLLGVSGPLAMVAAGIIIGNLSVPKLLKEEDQGHLESFWLLIESFFNSLLFLLLGLLLLLIHFDVELWWFMLLAVPIVLIGRAISIYLPYLGFRRFRHYNSYAEKILIWGGLRGGLALAMAMSLPTGLMIMSDSNIDLRELLMVMTYAVVVFSILVQGTTIPSLIDKSNAEQAAQRKS from the coding sequence GTGACCAGTTACGAAATCCTTTGTCTACTATCTGCACTTTCTCTTGTTATTTCGCTTATTTCATCACGATTACACCGCTGGCAGCAAACCGTCACTATTACTGCACTGGCATTGTGTTTGAGCCTCGTTATTTTAGTTGCAGGTAAAATTTTCGGTATAAAAATTTATTCAACCTTAGTGACTGATTTAGAACAACTTGATTTTAATGCTCTGCTGCTTAACGGCATGCTGGGCTTCTTACTGTTTGCTGGCACGTTGCAGATTAAGCTAAATATATTAAAAAAACAGAAGTGGGAAATTTTTATACTGGCTTTTGTTGGCACACTGATATCAACATTTATTGTCGGTGGTCTGCTATATCTAGTCGCTTCTGTTATAGGTTTACCTTTAAATTTTAGTCATTGCCTACTATTTGGCGCACTGATTTCACCAACGGATCCGATTGCAGTACTGGCAATTATTAAACAGCTTGGTGCGCCGGAAGATATTGCAACTCAGGTTGAGGGCGAATCGCTCTTCAATGACGGTATTGGTTTGGTGATTTTTATCACTGTTTCGCAAGTGGCATTTTCAACTGAGCCGTTAACATTTATAGATGTGAGTAAGCTGTTTATTAGAGAAGCGTTGGGAGGTTTACTTTACGGTGCTGTATTAGCCGCCATATTACATGGCATGTTACGTTTTTCCGAAGAGCGGACTCAGTATTTACTGATGACATTATTGGTGCCGAGTGCTGGCTACATCGGAGCCGATTTGCTGGGAGTATCTGGGCCATTAGCCATGGTCGCAGCAGGAATTATCATAGGTAATCTGAGTGTGCCTAAGCTGCTAAAGGAAGAAGATCAAGGCCACCTAGAGAGCTTCTGGTTATTGATTGAGTCATTCTTTAATTCGTTATTGTTCCTGCTGTTAGGCTTGCTATTGCTACTCATTCATTTCGATGTTGAGCTGTGGTGGTTTATGCTTCTTGCCGTCCCGATAGTGTTGATAGGGCGAGCTATCAGCATTTACCTGCCTTATTTAGGTTTTAGGCGTTTTAGGCATTATAACTCCTATGCGGAAAAGATCTTGATTTGGGGAGGGCTCAGAGGTGGACTCGCACTTGCGATGGCGATGAGTTTACCTACTGGTTTGATGATTATGAGTGACAGTAATATTGATCTGCGGGAGCTCTTAATGGTGATGACTTACGCGGTGGTGGTTTTTTCTATTTTAGTCCAAGGGACGACGATTCCAAGTTTGATTGATAAGAGTAACGCTGAGCAAGCTGCTCAGCGTAAATCTTAA
- the hpf gene encoding ribosome hibernation-promoting factor, HPF/YfiA family produces the protein MIKITSKHFEVTESIRERIETRLDKLARHDVQLINPHIIIEQEKQGFKIEASVGIPNAKLFAQAKHDDLYAAINAMGQKLEKQLNRLTHKPESQRHATLKVEDDAIDDDFDDNLEEEYAA, from the coding sequence ATGATAAAGATTACTAGCAAACACTTTGAAGTTACTGAATCTATCCGCGAACGCATTGAAACCAGACTTGATAAATTAGCAAGACACGATGTGCAGCTAATTAATCCACACATTATTATTGAGCAGGAGAAGCAAGGTTTTAAAATTGAAGCTTCTGTAGGCATTCCAAATGCCAAGTTATTTGCCCAGGCGAAACACGACGACCTCTATGCAGCAATTAATGCAATGGGACAAAAGCTGGAAAAACAGCTAAACCGCCTGACTCATAAACCTGAAAGTCAACGTCACGCAACACTTAAAGTAGAAGATGATGCCATTGATGACGACTTTGATGACAACTTAGAGGAGGAATACGCAGCTTGA
- a CDS encoding hybrid-cluster NAD(P)-dependent oxidoreductase, with the protein MVINKQASTVESFSAEQWQSGEHQLVCVEKWNETHDVISFRFRGTTPVKFHFKPGQFLTLLLEIDGEKIARSYTISSSPSRPYSIVLTIKRIEGGKVSNYLADNLAVGHMVRALGPEGVFNLLDIQADKYLFLSAGCGITPMYSMSRWLTDTEIGADISFLHSAKSSEDLIFKDSLAQMAQRNAQFNLNYILEQLTCEADVHIDSRAGRLTAEKLERLVPDFRSRTVFVCGPEPYMQAVKALLESLEFDMTQFHQESFGSFKGDMGELAAAKDDSAKASGFMLNIGERRRALSAEQTVLDGIEAEGLPIIAACRSGVCGACKCKVIEGDIESTSQMALTPDEVAQGYVLACSTRLKSDVTLEL; encoded by the coding sequence ATGGTAATCAATAAGCAAGCTTCTACAGTGGAGTCGTTTTCTGCAGAGCAGTGGCAGTCAGGTGAGCATCAACTCGTTTGTGTCGAAAAGTGGAACGAGACTCATGATGTTATCAGTTTTCGCTTTCGTGGGACGACCCCAGTTAAGTTTCACTTTAAACCTGGGCAGTTTCTAACCCTCTTACTAGAGATCGATGGAGAGAAAATCGCTCGCAGCTACACCATTAGCTCATCGCCATCTCGTCCATATTCCATCGTGCTGACCATTAAGCGTATAGAAGGTGGCAAGGTATCAAATTACTTGGCCGATAATCTCGCAGTCGGTCATATGGTACGGGCTCTTGGACCTGAAGGGGTATTTAATCTACTTGATATTCAGGCTGATAAGTACCTATTTTTGAGTGCGGGTTGCGGCATCACACCGATGTACTCCATGTCTCGTTGGTTAACCGACACCGAAATTGGCGCTGACATTAGTTTTCTGCACAGTGCAAAATCGAGTGAAGATCTGATTTTTAAAGACTCATTAGCGCAGATGGCACAGCGCAATGCTCAGTTTAATCTTAACTATATCTTAGAGCAGCTAACCTGTGAGGCTGACGTCCATATTGATAGCCGAGCAGGGCGGTTAACTGCCGAAAAACTCGAGCGTTTAGTGCCGGACTTTAGGAGCCGAACTGTATTTGTCTGTGGTCCTGAGCCTTATATGCAAGCGGTAAAAGCGCTACTTGAGTCGTTAGAGTTCGATATGACGCAGTTCCACCAAGAAAGCTTCGGCTCATTTAAAGGTGATATGGGCGAGCTTGCTGCGGCGAAAGACGATAGTGCTAAGGCATCTGGTTTTATGCTCAATATCGGAGAACGACGCCGAGCCTTATCTGCTGAGCAAACGGTATTAGATGGTATCGAAGCGGAAGGATTACCGATTATTGCTGCATGTCGCTCGGGTGTGTGTGGAGCATGCAAGTGTAAAGTCATTGAGGGTGATATCGAGTCTACCAGCCAGATGGCACTGACACCCGATGAAGTAGCCCAAGGTTATGTGCTCGCTTGCTCAACTAGGTTAAAGTCAGATGTGACTCTAGAGCTGTAG
- the tyrA gene encoding bifunctional chorismate mutase/prephenate dehydrogenase, with product MNEKTTAELENLRGLIDGVDQQLLHLLRKRLDLVAQVGAVKHGAGLPIYAPQREANMLAKRREEAKAMNVAPQLIEDILRRLMRESYLNEKDVGFKQVKADLGHVVIVGGEGKLGGLFSQMLTLSGYEVRSLDKDDWLNSEAIFAGAGLVIVTVPINITCDLIAQKLTNLPANCILADLTSIKTAPVEAMLAAHSGPVLGLHPMFGPDVGSLAKQVVVVCHGRDSEAYQWLIEQIQIWGARIVETESTKHDKAMQLVQAMRHFSSFVYGLNLYKEEADIESLLQFSSPIYRLELAMVGRLFAQSPELYADIIFAQEESLVAISDYLDNYSQALSLLKSGDRDGFVAQFEEVSRWFGDFAPQFQRESRAMLQSVNDMKTG from the coding sequence ATGAATGAGAAGACCACTGCAGAGCTTGAGAACCTGAGAGGTTTGATTGACGGTGTCGATCAGCAGTTGCTGCATTTACTGAGAAAACGTTTAGATCTTGTGGCGCAAGTTGGTGCGGTAAAACATGGTGCGGGCCTACCAATCTATGCTCCCCAGCGCGAGGCCAATATGCTGGCTAAGCGGCGAGAAGAAGCTAAGGCAATGAATGTGGCGCCGCAGCTCATTGAAGATATCCTGCGTCGCTTGATGCGAGAGTCTTACCTTAATGAGAAGGATGTCGGCTTTAAGCAGGTGAAAGCCGACTTAGGCCATGTCGTTATCGTGGGCGGTGAGGGTAAGCTTGGTGGCTTGTTTTCACAGATGTTGACGCTTTCAGGTTATGAGGTCAGATCGCTTGATAAAGATGATTGGCTTAATAGTGAGGCTATCTTCGCTGGCGCAGGACTAGTGATCGTAACTGTACCCATCAATATCACTTGTGATCTGATAGCACAAAAACTGACGAACTTACCTGCAAACTGTATTTTGGCGGACCTGACGTCGATTAAGACTGCGCCTGTCGAGGCAATGCTGGCGGCACACAGTGGTCCTGTGCTGGGACTACACCCGATGTTTGGCCCCGATGTAGGCAGCCTTGCAAAGCAAGTCGTGGTCGTGTGTCATGGCCGCGATAGCGAGGCCTATCAATGGCTGATTGAACAGATCCAGATCTGGGGCGCACGTATTGTAGAAACTGAGTCCACTAAGCATGATAAAGCGATGCAGCTGGTACAGGCGATGCGACACTTCTCTTCTTTTGTTTATGGCTTAAACCTTTACAAAGAGGAAGCGGATATTGAGTCTCTGTTGCAGTTTAGCTCGCCAATCTACCGTTTAGAACTGGCGATGGTTGGCCGTTTGTTTGCACAAAGTCCTGAGCTTTATGCCGATATTATTTTTGCCCAAGAAGAGAGTTTAGTCGCCATTAGTGATTATTTGGATAACTACTCTCAAGCACTGTCGCTCCTCAAGTCGGGAGATCGCGATGGCTTTGTCGCTCAGTTTGAAGAGGTGTCTCGCTGGTTTGGTGACTTTGCGCCACAGTTCCAAAGAGAGAGCCGTGCGATGTTGCAATCCGTTAATGATATGAAAACCGGCTAG
- the hcp gene encoding hydroxylamine reductase, giving the protein MFCIQCEQTIRTPAGNGCSYTQGMCGKSSDTSDLQDLLIYILQGVSSYAALAREVGIIDHEIDTFVPKAFFATLTNVNFDDDRIIAYTTQAETFRNRLKSAYEAKCAELNIEAKPMSAPMQLVLGATKPEMLTQALQAVPNRGKDEVHEDIMGLRLLCLYGLKGAAAYMEHARVLDQTSDEVAGEFHEIMAFLGEDSVDADKLFNTAMQIGQLNYRVMAMLDEGETHAFGHPEPTQVNTKSVKGKAILVSGHDMKDLELILEQTEGKGINVYTHGEMLPALAYPELKKYPHLVGNYGSAWQNQQKEFATFPGAVVMTSNCIIDPNVGDYSDRIFTRSIVGWPGVTHLIGDDFSEVIAKAESLEGFIYDEIPHLITIGFARNALMAAAPTVIENVKSGAIKHFFLVGGCDGDKQERGYFTDITTQAPADSVILTLGCGKYKFNKLEFGDINGIPRLLDIGQCNDSYSAIQLAIALSEAFECDINELPLTLVLSWFEQKAIVVLLTLLSLGVKNIMTGPTAPAFLTPNLAKVLEEKFGLRNTTTVEADLNRILNVA; this is encoded by the coding sequence GTGTTTTGTATTCAATGTGAGCAAACAATTAGAACACCTGCAGGTAATGGCTGTAGTTACACTCAAGGTATGTGCGGTAAGTCTTCTGATACTTCAGACTTACAAGATCTTCTAATCTATATTCTTCAAGGTGTGTCGTCTTATGCCGCCTTGGCTCGTGAAGTCGGCATTATCGACCATGAGATTGATACGTTTGTGCCGAAAGCCTTTTTCGCTACATTAACTAACGTTAACTTCGATGATGACCGTATCATCGCCTATACCACTCAGGCTGAAACCTTCCGTAATCGTTTAAAATCAGCATACGAAGCTAAGTGTGCTGAGCTTAATATTGAAGCTAAGCCAATGAGCGCACCTATGCAGCTTGTATTGGGCGCCACTAAACCTGAAATGCTAACTCAGGCACTTCAAGCTGTACCAAACCGCGGTAAAGATGAGGTTCATGAAGATATCATGGGTCTGCGCTTGCTTTGCTTGTATGGTCTAAAGGGCGCGGCAGCATACATGGAGCACGCTCGCGTACTGGATCAAACTAGCGATGAAGTTGCCGGTGAATTTCATGAGATCATGGCGTTCCTAGGTGAAGACTCTGTTGATGCAGACAAGCTATTTAATACGGCTATGCAGATTGGTCAGCTTAACTACCGCGTGATGGCGATGCTTGATGAAGGTGAAACTCACGCCTTTGGTCACCCAGAGCCAACACAGGTTAACACTAAGTCTGTAAAAGGTAAGGCTATCTTGGTGTCAGGTCATGACATGAAAGATCTTGAGCTTATTCTTGAGCAAACAGAAGGTAAGGGCATCAACGTTTACACCCATGGTGAAATGTTGCCTGCACTCGCTTACCCTGAGCTTAAGAAATATCCACACTTAGTGGGTAACTACGGTAGCGCATGGCAGAACCAGCAGAAAGAATTTGCGACATTCCCTGGCGCGGTCGTAATGACTTCGAACTGTATCATCGACCCTAATGTCGGTGACTACTCAGACCGTATCTTCACTCGTAGCATCGTAGGCTGGCCTGGTGTGACTCACCTAATCGGTGACGACTTTAGTGAAGTGATTGCTAAAGCAGAATCTTTAGAAGGCTTTATCTATGATGAGATCCCCCATCTAATCACCATAGGTTTTGCTCGTAACGCGCTGATGGCAGCGGCACCTACCGTAATCGAAAATGTTAAGAGCGGTGCAATCAAGCATTTCTTCTTGGTAGGTGGTTGTGATGGCGATAAGCAAGAGCGTGGTTATTTCACCGATATTACGACTCAAGCGCCTGCAGATTCAGTGATTCTGACATTAGGTTGTGGTAAGTATAAGTTCAACAAACTTGAGTTTGGTGACATCAACGGTATTCCACGTCTGTTGGATATTGGTCAATGTAATGACTCTTACTCAGCAATTCAGTTAGCTATCGCACTATCAGAAGCTTTTGAATGTGATATCAATGAATTACCACTTACCTTAGTGCTTTCTTGGTTTGAGCAAAAAGCGATTGTGGTACTGCTAACGCTATTGTCATTGGGTGTGAAGAACATTATGACGGGCCCAACGGCACCAGCATTCCTAACTCCTAACCTTGCTAAAGTGCTAGAAGAGAAATTTGGTCTTCGCAATACGACAACGGTAGAAGCAGATCTTAATCGCATTCTTAATGTTGCATAA
- the pheA gene encoding prephenate dehydratase, which produces MSKPQPLNHTREQITSLDNELLALLAKRRELSLDVARSKEVDVRPIRDTIREKELLSRLVKQGREQGLDAHYVISLYQSIIEDSVLNQQAYLHGRANPETQQQQYCIAYLGARGSYSYLAASRYCNRRQVEMQDLGCQSFDEIVQAVESGHADYGFLPIENTSSGSINEVYDVLQHTSLAIVGETTIEVGHCLLANSGSNIADIKTVYAHPQPISQCSRYLSQRSEFKLEYCSSSAEAMEKVCNANDSSVAAIGSAEGGALYQLEAIETDLANQKVNQSRFIVVARKAVEVPSQLPAKCTLIMATGQKPGALVEALLVLKARNLNMSKLESRPIPGTPWEEMFYLDIDANLSSEPMQAALKELERTTRFIKVLGCYPCETVKPTQLSNSQLMIEPNTSKSTAVAATTSNKQQRFSKQYKSEATQVVCGQLDLGNGNIGALAQMQLPIDLLQFEQMAKELKEAGFQAVAIQGLSQQSDVINSIDKFKHALAQFNLVCVLVIEHETDLTMATQFADVVMLSGNLMYNQAILIQLGSLLVPVIVERNTMASVDDLLNAAEIILGQGNQQLILCESGVTTLNNSGKPSLDLAALVELKALSHLPILVNPSYAIESEQMPTFVRAIRQLKGDGVMVNLSAIEHASKADTAELINKILSSLYQSH; this is translated from the coding sequence ATGAGCAAACCACAACCCTTAAATCACACTCGAGAGCAGATCACGAGTCTCGATAATGAACTGCTGGCTCTGCTAGCAAAGCGCAGAGAATTAAGCTTAGATGTAGCACGTAGCAAAGAGGTCGATGTGAGGCCTATTCGCGATACTATCCGCGAAAAAGAGCTACTATCACGCTTGGTAAAACAGGGGCGTGAACAAGGCTTAGATGCCCACTATGTCATCTCACTCTATCAAAGCATCATCGAAGACTCTGTACTTAATCAACAAGCTTATTTACATGGGCGCGCTAACCCTGAAACTCAACAGCAGCAATACTGCATCGCCTACCTTGGCGCTAGAGGCTCTTATTCGTATCTAGCAGCTAGCCGCTATTGCAATAGACGCCAGGTCGAGATGCAGGATTTAGGCTGCCAAAGCTTCGATGAGATAGTACAGGCCGTTGAGTCTGGCCACGCCGATTATGGATTCCTTCCGATTGAAAATACTTCCTCGGGCTCTATTAACGAGGTTTATGACGTACTACAGCACACCAGCCTTGCTATCGTTGGAGAAACCACCATTGAGGTCGGCCACTGCTTGCTGGCTAATAGCGGCAGCAATATTGCCGATATAAAAACAGTTTACGCCCATCCACAACCCATTAGCCAATGTAGCCGCTATTTGAGTCAGCGCAGCGAGTTCAAACTAGAATATTGCTCAAGTAGTGCCGAAGCGATGGAGAAAGTCTGTAACGCAAACGATAGCAGTGTCGCGGCTATCGGTAGTGCCGAAGGTGGCGCCTTGTATCAATTAGAAGCGATTGAAACGGATCTCGCTAATCAAAAGGTTAATCAAAGCCGCTTTATCGTCGTTGCACGAAAGGCCGTTGAAGTACCTTCACAGCTTCCAGCAAAATGCACGCTGATCATGGCTACAGGGCAGAAGCCTGGAGCATTGGTTGAGGCCTTACTCGTATTAAAGGCCCGTAACCTTAATATGAGTAAACTCGAATCCCGTCCGATCCCAGGTACTCCTTGGGAGGAGATGTTCTATTTAGATATCGATGCAAACCTCTCAAGCGAGCCGATGCAAGCAGCGCTAAAAGAACTGGAACGCACCACTCGCTTTATTAAAGTGCTCGGTTGTTACCCTTGCGAAACGGTAAAACCGACTCAACTCAGTAATAGCCAGTTGATGATTGAGCCTAACACCTCTAAGTCGACCGCTGTTGCAGCAACAACCAGTAATAAGCAGCAACGCTTTAGTAAGCAATATAAGAGTGAAGCAACACAAGTCGTTTGCGGCCAACTGGATCTTGGCAATGGAAATATCGGAGCCCTTGCCCAGATGCAACTCCCCATTGATCTTCTGCAGTTTGAACAGATGGCAAAGGAGCTTAAAGAGGCTGGTTTCCAAGCCGTTGCTATTCAAGGGTTAAGCCAACAAAGCGATGTGATTAACTCTATCGATAAATTTAAGCACGCTCTCGCTCAGTTTAATTTAGTTTGTGTCTTGGTAATCGAACATGAAACTGACTTAACTATGGCAACTCAGTTTGCGGATGTAGTAATGCTATCGGGCAACCTAATGTATAACCAGGCCATTTTAATCCAACTTGGCTCTCTACTCGTTCCTGTTATCGTAGAGCGTAATACAATGGCTAGCGTCGATGATCTACTCAATGCCGCAGAAATAATTTTAGGCCAAGGTAACCAACAGCTTATCTTGTGTGAATCGGGCGTCACAACCCTTAATAACTCAGGTAAACCATCACTGGATCTGGCTGCATTGGTTGAGTTAAAAGCCCTAAGTCACTTACCTATTTTAGTCAATCCAAGCTATGCGATTGAGTCCGAGCAAATGCCCACATTCGTTAGGGCGATAAGACAGCTGAAAGGCGATGGTGTCATGGTGAATTTGAGCGCGATTGAGCATGCATCAAAAGCTGACACAGCAGAACTAATTAATAAGATTTTGAGCAGTTTATACCAATCACATTAA